From one Triticum aestivum cultivar Chinese Spring chromosome 4B, IWGSC CS RefSeq v2.1, whole genome shotgun sequence genomic stretch:
- the LOC123090472 gene encoding protein SOSEKI 3 — translation MSLEDPRSAMEGRARRRASPSGMRTKAVRVEPEPPPPTRRHEPGTRAAVVYYLCRNHHLEHPHFMEVPLASPQGLYLRDVIGRLDALRGKGMAAKYSWSCKRSYKTGFVWHDLSADDLLLPTQGTEYVLKGSELPFDHSKPLPMPDHQQNNAACAKVQPCKPARQQESPPSPGSSNQGWTSKSPSPTPTTYPAVPVIKEEVPPPPPPPPPSTTTTTARAAVVPAMKEHAVPPRLLQLVSLSSPSASTTGDEEQCRLPPHSGSSSISSPKTSMASSDTSSPSPPKPAAAGSDAATQTDDKARWDDVKLQHRQGTARASSSPEGPEIVVDEESRCTRAPAGEDQPRSRRSGTLQSLIRAEAAGRRRCLPLPVEDDRAAAAAAAATGGSVSGRLKPANLLMRLMACGPSHPGGFGLVQTSSYKPCFPQLEYPASPELSPLGALKPAENCSGRLLDSALKRSSSSSRSHQEGVICEEEEAWPKGFNNNLSRSASKRTSDPSSGRTASCSKAVSFRDE, via the exons aTGTCGTTGGAGGATCCACGGAGCGCGATGGaggggagggcgaggcggcgcgccaGCCCGTCCGGGATGCGCACCAAGGCAGTCAGGGtggagccggagccgccgccgccgaccaggaGGCACGAGCCAGGGACGAGGGCGGCGGTGGTGTACTACCTGTGCCGGAATCACCACCTGGAGCACCCGCACTTCATGGAGGTGCCCCTCGCCTCCCCGCAAGGCCTCTACCTGCGAG aTGTGATTGGCCGGCTGGACGCCCTGAGAGGGAAGGGCATGGCAGCCAAGTATTCCTGGTCCTGCAAAAG GAGCTACAAGACTGGGTTCGTGTGGCACGACCTTTCTGCGGATGATCTGCTGCTGCCCACGCAAGGAACAGAGTACGTTCTCAAGGGCTCCGAGCTCCCGTTCGACCACTCAAAGCCCCTGCCAATGCCAG ATCATCAGCAGAATAATGCAGCATGTGCAAAGGTTCAGCCCTGCAAGCCGGCTCGACAACAAGAGTCGCCTCCTTCTCCTGGATCATCGAACCAAGGGTGGACTTCCAAGTCTCCGTCTCCTACTCCTACAACTTACCCTGCAGTTCCAGTCATCAAAGAGGAagtaccgccgccgccgccaccaccaccaccatcaacaacaacaacaacagctcgTGCAGCTGTTGTTCCAGCCATGAAAGAGCACGCGGTGCCACCGCGACTTCTCCAGCTGGTCTCGCTGTCATCACCATCTGCATCCACCACTGGGGATGAAGAGCAATGCAGATTGCCACCACATTCAGGCTCCTCGAGCATCTCCTCCCCCAAGACAAGCATGGCTTCCTCAGATACAAGCTCACCCAGCCCTCCCAAACCCGCAGCGGCAGGGAGCGACGCGGCCACACAGACGGATGATAAAGCGCGGTGGGACGACGTGAAGCTGCAGCACAGACAGGGCACAGCAAGAGCATCATCATCGCCGGAAGGGCCGGAGATCGTCGTGGACGAGGAATCCCGTTGCACGCGTGCGCCCGCAGGGGAGGACCAGCCTCGCAGCAGGAGGAGCGGGACCCTGCAGTCTCTGATACGGGCGGAGGCGGCCGGCAGGAGGAGGTGCCTTCCTCTGCCGGTGGAGGACGacagggctgctgctgctgctgctgctgccacggGCGGCTCCGTCAGCGGTAGGCTGAAGCCGGCCAACCTGCTGATGCGCCTCATGGCCTGCGGGCCGAGCCACCCCGGCGGCTTCGGCTTGGTGCAGACGTCGTCGTACAAGCCGTGTTTCCCGCAGCTCGAGTACCCGGCGTCTCCGGAGCTGTCTCCTCTCGGCGCACTGAAGCCCGCAGAAAATTGCAGTGGCCGCCTGCTCGACAGTGCACTTAAACGCTCTTCTTCTTCGTCGCGCAGTCACCAGGAAGG AGTTATCTGCGAAGAAGAAGAAGCGTGGCCGAAAGGGTTTAACAACAACCTGTCGAGAAGCGCGAGCAAGAGGACGAGCGATCCGTCGTCGGGGAGGACGGCCTCTTGTTCAAAGGCGGTGTCGTTCCGGGACGAATAG